A genomic region of Metopolophium dirhodum isolate CAU chromosome 1, ASM1992520v1, whole genome shotgun sequence contains the following coding sequences:
- the LOC132937436 gene encoding probable phospholipid-transporting ATPase IA isoform X3: MSKKGNSLAPQSSSQGIDQYGFEDDGLPDTVDCLGARDSRTIHVNSVQNFKHCSNCISTAKYSILSFLPIFLFEQFRRYSNCFFLLIALLQQIPEVSPTGRFTTLVPLCFILLVSALKEIIEDFKRHRADREINHRKVEVLNNGIWTPQRWDLINVGDIVKVQNNTFFPADLLILSSSEPQSMCYIETMNLDGETNLKIRQGLPETSRYVDANDLMRFKGVIECELPNRLIYDFAGSLKLVDRVPLSLGPNHLLLRGAMLRNTAWVCCVVIYTGHETKLMMNQTSAPLKRSTVDKIVNTQIIMLFLLLCTLCLISAFCNIIWTKQKGSKDWYLQVDDFVTFKFAFNLLTFFILFNNLIPISLQVTVEVVRFMQALFINNDIEMYHQGSNTPAMARTSNLNEELGMVKYIFSDKTGTLTRNVMEFKHCSIAGVLYLEGSQDTLINNSKNHPTQDYVLEFLRMMSVCHTVIPEKIKDSDEMLYHASSPDEQALLKGCQLFGYVFHTRTPRAVTVSALGINEEYEVLTVIEFTSARKRMSVIVRAPDKKIYLYCKGADTVIFERLSRAGEEYKEITLKHLEEFANNGYRTLCFAYAELSEHTYSDWNEEFLKAGNVLTNREGAIDEVAKLIEVNLILLGATAVEDKLQDQVPETIAALIKADINVWVLTGDKQETAINIGFSTNLITQGTPLIILNEPTLDELRESLRQHMSERGPAVGKPDNPLTLVIDGQSLKHALSHDLKMDFLELCMSCKSVICCRVSPMQKAEVVELVTLNTHQVTLAIGDGANDVAMIQKAHVGVGISGVEGLQAACASDYSIAQFKFLLKLLFVHGAWNYNRMSKLILYSFYKNICLYIIELWFAIYSGWSGQIIFERWTIGLYNVLFTAAPPLVIGIFDIVCTANTRLKFPQLYSQTLDTFNVRIFWIWVFNAILHSFLLFWICMFALKHEVVWSNGKEGGYLLMGNFIYTYVVIVVCLKAGLHIQSWSYIVHTAIWGSIAAWFVFLVIYSHVWQVFPIGSVFTGMDVMVFTSPIFWILMLFSVTVVMGLDLAVLSIQTTTKKTLVQTLRENELRKPETNNVVNPGHRWFCFFTRRRRCCQSVRYDTRVQHVLANSRSRINACELPLNHC, translated from the exons atgTCAAAAAAAGGGAATTCACTGGCTCCACAATCCAGTAGCCAAGGCATag ATCAGTACGGGTTCGAAGACGATGGACTTCCAGATACCGTCGATTGCCTGGGCGCAAGAGACAGCAGAACGATACACGTCAACAGCGTTCAGAACTTCAAGCACTGTTCGAACTGTATATCCACGGCCAAGTACAGTATACTGTCGTTCTTGCCCATATTCCTCTTCGAACAGTTCCGGCGTTATTCGAACTGCTTTTTTCTACTTATAGCGCTCTTACAG caAATACCGGAAGTGTCTCCCACTGGTCGATTCACAACATTAGTACCATTATGTTTTATTCTTTTAGTCTCTGCACTTAAAGAAATTATTGAAGACTTT aaAAGACATAGAGCAGACCGTGAAATCAACCATCGAAAAGTGGAAGTCTTAAATAACGGTATTTGGACGCCACAACGATGGGATCTCATAAACGTAGGCGACATTGTTAAAGTACAAAACAATACGTTCTTCCCCGCAGATCTTCTAATACTTTCTTCCAG cGAACCACAAAGTATGTGTTATATTGAAACAATGAACCTAGATGGGGAAACAAATCTCAAAATACGACAAGGTCTTCCAGAAACGTCACGTTATGTCGATGCAAATGATCTCATGCGCTTTAAAGGGGTAATTGAGTGTGAGCTTCCAAACCGGTTGATCTACGATTTTGCTGGCAGCTTAAAATTGGTAGATAGAGT tccATTGTCTTTGGGTCCCAACCATCTGCTGTTGCGAGGTGCTATGTTGCGTAACACCGCTTGGGTGTGTTGTGTAGTTATCTACACTGGCCATGAGACAAAGCTCATGATGAACCAGACTTCAGCTCCTCTAAAAAGGTCAACCGTAGACAAAATTGTTAACACACAGATTATAATGCTTTTCTTGTTGCTGTGTACATTGTGTTTGATAAGCGCGTTTTGCAATATTATTTGGACCAAACAGAAAGGATCAAAAGACTGGTATTTACAAGTAGATG attttgtTACATTCAAATTTGCATTTAATTTACTCacattctttatattatttaacaatttaattccCATTTCGTTGCAAGTGACTGTTGAGGTTGTACGCTTTATGCAA GCACTGTTTATCAACAACGACATTGAAATGTATCACCAAGGAAGTAATACACCAGCTATGGCACGAACTTCAAATTTAAATGAAGAATTGGGCATG gttaaatatattttttctgataaGACTGGTACGTTAACAAGAAACGTTATGGAATTTAAACATTGTTCAATAGCCGGAGTCCTATACTTAGAAGGTTCACAAGATACcttaataaat AATTCAAAAAACCATCCAACACAAGATTATGTTTTAGAATTCTTAAGAATGATGTCTGTTTGTCATACGGTTATTCCGGAGAAAATTAAAGACTCAGATGAAATGTTATACCATGCGTCATCTCCAG atgaGCAAGCATTGTTGAAAGGGTGTCAATTGTTTGGTTATGTGTTCCATACCCGCACTCCTAGAGCGGTCACTGTTTCAGCATTGGGCATCAACGAGGAATATGAAGTTTTGACTGTCATAGAGTTTACCAGTGCTAGAAAGCGGATGTCCGTCATTGTGCGTGCGCCGGATAAAAAGATTTATCTCTATTGTAAA GGTGCAGATACTGTTATTTTTGAACGGCTTTCAAGGGCGGGTGAAGAGTATAAAGAAATAACATTAAAGCATCTCGAAGAATTTGCAAATAATGGTTATCGTACATTGTGTTTTGCTTATGCCGAGCTTTCGGAGCACACTTACTCTGATTGGAATGAAGAATTTTTGAAAGCGGGTAATGTTCTTACAAATCGCGAGGGTGCTATTGATGAGGTGGCCAAATTAATTGAAGTAAATCTCATTCTGCTCGGGGCGACAGCCGTTGAAGACAAATTGCAAGATCAA GTACCAGAAACCATTGCAGCTCTGATTAAAGCGGATATCAATGTTTGGGTACTGACTGGAGATAAACAAGAAACTGCCATTAATATTGGATTCTCAACAAATCTGATTACACAAGGAACTCCTTTAATTATACTCAATGAGCCTACATTGGAT gaACTTAGAGAATCGTTACGGCAGCACATGAGTGAGCGGGGACCAGCTGTAGGGAAGCCTGATAATCCTTTAACGTTAGTAATTGATGGCCAGTCATTGAAACATGCTCTATCCCATGATCTAAAAATGGATTTCTTAGAACTATGTATGAGTTGCAAGTCTGTTATATGCTGCCGTGTATCACCTATGCAAAAAGCAGAa GTTGTAGAATTAGTAACGTTAAATACACATCAAGTGACATTAGCAATTGGTGATGGAGCAAATGATGTGGCAATGATCCAAAAAGCACATGTTGGTGTTGGTATATCGGGTGTTGAAGGATTACAGGCTGCTTGCGCATCTGATTATTCTATAGCCCAA tttaagttcctgttgaaattattgtttgtcCACGGTGCTTGGAATTATAATAGAATGTCAAAGTTGATTTTGTATAGtttctacaaaaatatttgcttGTACATCATTGAACTGTGGTTTGCAATTTATTCCGGTTGGTCCGgtcaaatcatttttgaaaggTGGACAATTGGACTGTATAATGTC CTATTTACTGCTGCTCCGCCCTTGGTAATTGGTATATTTGACATTGTGTGCACTGCAAACACAAGGCTCAAGTTTCCTCAGCTCTATTCACAGACTTTAGACACATTTAACGTACGGATATTTTGGATATGGGTGTTTAACGCTATACTTCACTCGTTTCTGTTATTCTGGATCTGTATGTTTGCATTGAAACATGAAGTTGTCTGGTCTAATGGAAAAGAAGGCGGTTACTTACTCATGGGAAATTTTATATACACA tatGTTGTCATTGTTGTGTGTCTCAAAGCTGGCCTTCACATACAGTCATGGtcttatattgtacatactgcTATATGGGGTTCAATTGCTGCATGGTTCGTGTTTCTGGTCATCTACAG TCACGTATGGCAGGTATTCCCTATTGGTTCTGTGTTTACTGGCATGGATGTCATGGTATTCACATCACCAATTTTCTGGATTTTGATGCTGTTTTCAGTAACTGTTGTCATGGGATTGGATTTAGCAGTTTTATC aattCAAACAACTACCAAAAAAACTCTGGTTCAAACATTAAGGGAAAACGAATTACGAAAACCAGAAACAAACAATGTTGTTAATCCGGGACATAG atggtTTTGCTTTTTCACAAGAAGAAGGAGGTGCTGTCAGTCAGTCAGATATGATACGCGTGTACAACACGTGCTCGCCAACTCCAGAAGTCGTATAAATGCGTGTGAACTGCCGCTAAACCACtgttag
- the LOC132937436 gene encoding probable phospholipid-transporting ATPase IA isoform X1: MSKKGNSLAPQSSSQGIDQYGFEDDGLPDTVDCLGARDSRTIHVNSVQNFKHCSNCISTAKYSILSFLPIFLFEQFRRYSNCFFLLIALLQQIPEVSPTGRFTTLVPLCFILLVSALKEIIEDFKRHRADREINHRKVEVLNNGIWTPQRWDLINVGDIVKVQNNTFFPADLLILSSSEPQSMCYIETMNLDGETNLKIRQGLPETSRYVDANDLMRFKGVIECELPNRLIYDFAGSLKLVDRVPLSLGPNHLLLRGAMLRNTAWVCCVVIYTGHETKLMMNQTSAPLKRSTVDKIVNTQIIMLFLLLCTLCLISAFCNIIWTKQKGSKDWYLQVDDFVTFKFAFNLLTFFILFNNLIPISLQVTVEVVRFMQALFINNDIEMYHQGSNTPAMARTSNLNEELGMVKYIFSDKTGTLTRNVMEFKHCSIAGVLYLEGSQDTLINNSKNHPTQDYVLEFLRMMSVCHTVIPEKIKDSDEMLYHASSPDEQALLKGCQLFGYVFHTRTPRAVTVSALGINEEYEVLTVIEFTSARKRMSVIVRAPDKKIYLYCKGADTVIFERLSRAGEEYKEITLKHLEEFANNGYRTLCFAYAELSEHTYSDWNEEFLKAGNVLTNREGAIDEVAKLIEVNLILLGATAVEDKLQDQVPETIAALIKADINVWVLTGDKQETAINIGFSTNLITQGTPLIILNEPTLDELRESLRQHMSERGPAVGKPDNPLTLVIDGQSLKHALSHDLKMDFLELCMSCKSVICCRVSPMQKAEVVELVTLNTHQVTLAIGDGANDVAMIQKAHVGVGISGVEGLQAACASDYSIAQFKFLLKLLFVHGAWNYNRMSKLILYSFYKNICLYIIELWFAIYSGWSGQIIFERWTIGLYNVLFTAAPPLVIGIFDIVCTANTRLKFPQLYSQTLDTFNVRIFWIWVFNAILHSFLLFWICMFALKHEVVWSNGKEGGYLLMGNFIYTYVVIVVCLKAGLHIQSWSYIVHTAIWGSIAAWFVFLVIYSHVWQVFPIGSVFTGMDVMVFTSPIFWILMLFSVTVVMGLDLAVLSIQTTTKKTLVQTLRENELRKPETNNVVNPGHRTNEKARLLENVKNVFNFKSRLQSTTEVEMNHGFAFSQEEGGAVSQSDMIRVYNTCSPTPEVV, translated from the exons atgTCAAAAAAAGGGAATTCACTGGCTCCACAATCCAGTAGCCAAGGCATag ATCAGTACGGGTTCGAAGACGATGGACTTCCAGATACCGTCGATTGCCTGGGCGCAAGAGACAGCAGAACGATACACGTCAACAGCGTTCAGAACTTCAAGCACTGTTCGAACTGTATATCCACGGCCAAGTACAGTATACTGTCGTTCTTGCCCATATTCCTCTTCGAACAGTTCCGGCGTTATTCGAACTGCTTTTTTCTACTTATAGCGCTCTTACAG caAATACCGGAAGTGTCTCCCACTGGTCGATTCACAACATTAGTACCATTATGTTTTATTCTTTTAGTCTCTGCACTTAAAGAAATTATTGAAGACTTT aaAAGACATAGAGCAGACCGTGAAATCAACCATCGAAAAGTGGAAGTCTTAAATAACGGTATTTGGACGCCACAACGATGGGATCTCATAAACGTAGGCGACATTGTTAAAGTACAAAACAATACGTTCTTCCCCGCAGATCTTCTAATACTTTCTTCCAG cGAACCACAAAGTATGTGTTATATTGAAACAATGAACCTAGATGGGGAAACAAATCTCAAAATACGACAAGGTCTTCCAGAAACGTCACGTTATGTCGATGCAAATGATCTCATGCGCTTTAAAGGGGTAATTGAGTGTGAGCTTCCAAACCGGTTGATCTACGATTTTGCTGGCAGCTTAAAATTGGTAGATAGAGT tccATTGTCTTTGGGTCCCAACCATCTGCTGTTGCGAGGTGCTATGTTGCGTAACACCGCTTGGGTGTGTTGTGTAGTTATCTACACTGGCCATGAGACAAAGCTCATGATGAACCAGACTTCAGCTCCTCTAAAAAGGTCAACCGTAGACAAAATTGTTAACACACAGATTATAATGCTTTTCTTGTTGCTGTGTACATTGTGTTTGATAAGCGCGTTTTGCAATATTATTTGGACCAAACAGAAAGGATCAAAAGACTGGTATTTACAAGTAGATG attttgtTACATTCAAATTTGCATTTAATTTACTCacattctttatattatttaacaatttaattccCATTTCGTTGCAAGTGACTGTTGAGGTTGTACGCTTTATGCAA GCACTGTTTATCAACAACGACATTGAAATGTATCACCAAGGAAGTAATACACCAGCTATGGCACGAACTTCAAATTTAAATGAAGAATTGGGCATG gttaaatatattttttctgataaGACTGGTACGTTAACAAGAAACGTTATGGAATTTAAACATTGTTCAATAGCCGGAGTCCTATACTTAGAAGGTTCACAAGATACcttaataaat AATTCAAAAAACCATCCAACACAAGATTATGTTTTAGAATTCTTAAGAATGATGTCTGTTTGTCATACGGTTATTCCGGAGAAAATTAAAGACTCAGATGAAATGTTATACCATGCGTCATCTCCAG atgaGCAAGCATTGTTGAAAGGGTGTCAATTGTTTGGTTATGTGTTCCATACCCGCACTCCTAGAGCGGTCACTGTTTCAGCATTGGGCATCAACGAGGAATATGAAGTTTTGACTGTCATAGAGTTTACCAGTGCTAGAAAGCGGATGTCCGTCATTGTGCGTGCGCCGGATAAAAAGATTTATCTCTATTGTAAA GGTGCAGATACTGTTATTTTTGAACGGCTTTCAAGGGCGGGTGAAGAGTATAAAGAAATAACATTAAAGCATCTCGAAGAATTTGCAAATAATGGTTATCGTACATTGTGTTTTGCTTATGCCGAGCTTTCGGAGCACACTTACTCTGATTGGAATGAAGAATTTTTGAAAGCGGGTAATGTTCTTACAAATCGCGAGGGTGCTATTGATGAGGTGGCCAAATTAATTGAAGTAAATCTCATTCTGCTCGGGGCGACAGCCGTTGAAGACAAATTGCAAGATCAA GTACCAGAAACCATTGCAGCTCTGATTAAAGCGGATATCAATGTTTGGGTACTGACTGGAGATAAACAAGAAACTGCCATTAATATTGGATTCTCAACAAATCTGATTACACAAGGAACTCCTTTAATTATACTCAATGAGCCTACATTGGAT gaACTTAGAGAATCGTTACGGCAGCACATGAGTGAGCGGGGACCAGCTGTAGGGAAGCCTGATAATCCTTTAACGTTAGTAATTGATGGCCAGTCATTGAAACATGCTCTATCCCATGATCTAAAAATGGATTTCTTAGAACTATGTATGAGTTGCAAGTCTGTTATATGCTGCCGTGTATCACCTATGCAAAAAGCAGAa GTTGTAGAATTAGTAACGTTAAATACACATCAAGTGACATTAGCAATTGGTGATGGAGCAAATGATGTGGCAATGATCCAAAAAGCACATGTTGGTGTTGGTATATCGGGTGTTGAAGGATTACAGGCTGCTTGCGCATCTGATTATTCTATAGCCCAA tttaagttcctgttgaaattattgtttgtcCACGGTGCTTGGAATTATAATAGAATGTCAAAGTTGATTTTGTATAGtttctacaaaaatatttgcttGTACATCATTGAACTGTGGTTTGCAATTTATTCCGGTTGGTCCGgtcaaatcatttttgaaaggTGGACAATTGGACTGTATAATGTC CTATTTACTGCTGCTCCGCCCTTGGTAATTGGTATATTTGACATTGTGTGCACTGCAAACACAAGGCTCAAGTTTCCTCAGCTCTATTCACAGACTTTAGACACATTTAACGTACGGATATTTTGGATATGGGTGTTTAACGCTATACTTCACTCGTTTCTGTTATTCTGGATCTGTATGTTTGCATTGAAACATGAAGTTGTCTGGTCTAATGGAAAAGAAGGCGGTTACTTACTCATGGGAAATTTTATATACACA tatGTTGTCATTGTTGTGTGTCTCAAAGCTGGCCTTCACATACAGTCATGGtcttatattgtacatactgcTATATGGGGTTCAATTGCTGCATGGTTCGTGTTTCTGGTCATCTACAG TCACGTATGGCAGGTATTCCCTATTGGTTCTGTGTTTACTGGCATGGATGTCATGGTATTCACATCACCAATTTTCTGGATTTTGATGCTGTTTTCAGTAACTGTTGTCATGGGATTGGATTTAGCAGTTTTATC aattCAAACAACTACCAAAAAAACTCTGGTTCAAACATTAAGGGAAAACGAATTACGAAAACCAGAAACAAACAATGTTGTTAATCCGGGACATAG AACAAACGAAAAGGCACGTCTCCTTGAGAacgtaaaaaatgttttcaatttcaaatctCGATTACAATCGACCACGGAAGTTGAAATGAACC atggtTTTGCTTTTTCACAAGAAGAAGGAGGTGCTGTCAGTCAGTCAGATATGATACGCGTGTACAACACGTGCTCGCCAACTCCAGAAGTCGTATAA
- the LOC132937436 gene encoding probable phospholipid-transporting ATPase IA isoform X2, giving the protein MTMFSWIRNRRQLTRLDQYGFEDDGLPDTVDCLGARDSRTIHVNSVQNFKHCSNCISTAKYSILSFLPIFLFEQFRRYSNCFFLLIALLQQIPEVSPTGRFTTLVPLCFILLVSALKEIIEDFKRHRADREINHRKVEVLNNGIWTPQRWDLINVGDIVKVQNNTFFPADLLILSSSEPQSMCYIETMNLDGETNLKIRQGLPETSRYVDANDLMRFKGVIECELPNRLIYDFAGSLKLVDRVPLSLGPNHLLLRGAMLRNTAWVCCVVIYTGHETKLMMNQTSAPLKRSTVDKIVNTQIIMLFLLLCTLCLISAFCNIIWTKQKGSKDWYLQVDDFVTFKFAFNLLTFFILFNNLIPISLQVTVEVVRFMQALFINNDIEMYHQGSNTPAMARTSNLNEELGMVKYIFSDKTGTLTRNVMEFKHCSIAGVLYLEGSQDTLINNSKNHPTQDYVLEFLRMMSVCHTVIPEKIKDSDEMLYHASSPDEQALLKGCQLFGYVFHTRTPRAVTVSALGINEEYEVLTVIEFTSARKRMSVIVRAPDKKIYLYCKGADTVIFERLSRAGEEYKEITLKHLEEFANNGYRTLCFAYAELSEHTYSDWNEEFLKAGNVLTNREGAIDEVAKLIEVNLILLGATAVEDKLQDQVPETIAALIKADINVWVLTGDKQETAINIGFSTNLITQGTPLIILNEPTLDELRESLRQHMSERGPAVGKPDNPLTLVIDGQSLKHALSHDLKMDFLELCMSCKSVICCRVSPMQKAEVVELVTLNTHQVTLAIGDGANDVAMIQKAHVGVGISGVEGLQAACASDYSIAQFKFLLKLLFVHGAWNYNRMSKLILYSFYKNICLYIIELWFAIYSGWSGQIIFERWTIGLYNVLFTAAPPLVIGIFDIVCTANTRLKFPQLYSQTLDTFNVRIFWIWVFNAILHSFLLFWICMFALKHEVVWSNGKEGGYLLMGNFIYTYVVIVVCLKAGLHIQSWSYIVHTAIWGSIAAWFVFLVIYSHVWQVFPIGSVFTGMDVMVFTSPIFWILMLFSVTVVMGLDLAVLSIQTTTKKTLVQTLRENELRKPETNNVVNPGHRTNEKARLLENVKNVFNFKSRLQSTTEVEMNHGFAFSQEEGGAVSQSDMIRVYNTCSPTPEVV; this is encoded by the exons ATCAGTACGGGTTCGAAGACGATGGACTTCCAGATACCGTCGATTGCCTGGGCGCAAGAGACAGCAGAACGATACACGTCAACAGCGTTCAGAACTTCAAGCACTGTTCGAACTGTATATCCACGGCCAAGTACAGTATACTGTCGTTCTTGCCCATATTCCTCTTCGAACAGTTCCGGCGTTATTCGAACTGCTTTTTTCTACTTATAGCGCTCTTACAG caAATACCGGAAGTGTCTCCCACTGGTCGATTCACAACATTAGTACCATTATGTTTTATTCTTTTAGTCTCTGCACTTAAAGAAATTATTGAAGACTTT aaAAGACATAGAGCAGACCGTGAAATCAACCATCGAAAAGTGGAAGTCTTAAATAACGGTATTTGGACGCCACAACGATGGGATCTCATAAACGTAGGCGACATTGTTAAAGTACAAAACAATACGTTCTTCCCCGCAGATCTTCTAATACTTTCTTCCAG cGAACCACAAAGTATGTGTTATATTGAAACAATGAACCTAGATGGGGAAACAAATCTCAAAATACGACAAGGTCTTCCAGAAACGTCACGTTATGTCGATGCAAATGATCTCATGCGCTTTAAAGGGGTAATTGAGTGTGAGCTTCCAAACCGGTTGATCTACGATTTTGCTGGCAGCTTAAAATTGGTAGATAGAGT tccATTGTCTTTGGGTCCCAACCATCTGCTGTTGCGAGGTGCTATGTTGCGTAACACCGCTTGGGTGTGTTGTGTAGTTATCTACACTGGCCATGAGACAAAGCTCATGATGAACCAGACTTCAGCTCCTCTAAAAAGGTCAACCGTAGACAAAATTGTTAACACACAGATTATAATGCTTTTCTTGTTGCTGTGTACATTGTGTTTGATAAGCGCGTTTTGCAATATTATTTGGACCAAACAGAAAGGATCAAAAGACTGGTATTTACAAGTAGATG attttgtTACATTCAAATTTGCATTTAATTTACTCacattctttatattatttaacaatttaattccCATTTCGTTGCAAGTGACTGTTGAGGTTGTACGCTTTATGCAA GCACTGTTTATCAACAACGACATTGAAATGTATCACCAAGGAAGTAATACACCAGCTATGGCACGAACTTCAAATTTAAATGAAGAATTGGGCATG gttaaatatattttttctgataaGACTGGTACGTTAACAAGAAACGTTATGGAATTTAAACATTGTTCAATAGCCGGAGTCCTATACTTAGAAGGTTCACAAGATACcttaataaat AATTCAAAAAACCATCCAACACAAGATTATGTTTTAGAATTCTTAAGAATGATGTCTGTTTGTCATACGGTTATTCCGGAGAAAATTAAAGACTCAGATGAAATGTTATACCATGCGTCATCTCCAG atgaGCAAGCATTGTTGAAAGGGTGTCAATTGTTTGGTTATGTGTTCCATACCCGCACTCCTAGAGCGGTCACTGTTTCAGCATTGGGCATCAACGAGGAATATGAAGTTTTGACTGTCATAGAGTTTACCAGTGCTAGAAAGCGGATGTCCGTCATTGTGCGTGCGCCGGATAAAAAGATTTATCTCTATTGTAAA GGTGCAGATACTGTTATTTTTGAACGGCTTTCAAGGGCGGGTGAAGAGTATAAAGAAATAACATTAAAGCATCTCGAAGAATTTGCAAATAATGGTTATCGTACATTGTGTTTTGCTTATGCCGAGCTTTCGGAGCACACTTACTCTGATTGGAATGAAGAATTTTTGAAAGCGGGTAATGTTCTTACAAATCGCGAGGGTGCTATTGATGAGGTGGCCAAATTAATTGAAGTAAATCTCATTCTGCTCGGGGCGACAGCCGTTGAAGACAAATTGCAAGATCAA GTACCAGAAACCATTGCAGCTCTGATTAAAGCGGATATCAATGTTTGGGTACTGACTGGAGATAAACAAGAAACTGCCATTAATATTGGATTCTCAACAAATCTGATTACACAAGGAACTCCTTTAATTATACTCAATGAGCCTACATTGGAT gaACTTAGAGAATCGTTACGGCAGCACATGAGTGAGCGGGGACCAGCTGTAGGGAAGCCTGATAATCCTTTAACGTTAGTAATTGATGGCCAGTCATTGAAACATGCTCTATCCCATGATCTAAAAATGGATTTCTTAGAACTATGTATGAGTTGCAAGTCTGTTATATGCTGCCGTGTATCACCTATGCAAAAAGCAGAa GTTGTAGAATTAGTAACGTTAAATACACATCAAGTGACATTAGCAATTGGTGATGGAGCAAATGATGTGGCAATGATCCAAAAAGCACATGTTGGTGTTGGTATATCGGGTGTTGAAGGATTACAGGCTGCTTGCGCATCTGATTATTCTATAGCCCAA tttaagttcctgttgaaattattgtttgtcCACGGTGCTTGGAATTATAATAGAATGTCAAAGTTGATTTTGTATAGtttctacaaaaatatttgcttGTACATCATTGAACTGTGGTTTGCAATTTATTCCGGTTGGTCCGgtcaaatcatttttgaaaggTGGACAATTGGACTGTATAATGTC CTATTTACTGCTGCTCCGCCCTTGGTAATTGGTATATTTGACATTGTGTGCACTGCAAACACAAGGCTCAAGTTTCCTCAGCTCTATTCACAGACTTTAGACACATTTAACGTACGGATATTTTGGATATGGGTGTTTAACGCTATACTTCACTCGTTTCTGTTATTCTGGATCTGTATGTTTGCATTGAAACATGAAGTTGTCTGGTCTAATGGAAAAGAAGGCGGTTACTTACTCATGGGAAATTTTATATACACA tatGTTGTCATTGTTGTGTGTCTCAAAGCTGGCCTTCACATACAGTCATGGtcttatattgtacatactgcTATATGGGGTTCAATTGCTGCATGGTTCGTGTTTCTGGTCATCTACAG TCACGTATGGCAGGTATTCCCTATTGGTTCTGTGTTTACTGGCATGGATGTCATGGTATTCACATCACCAATTTTCTGGATTTTGATGCTGTTTTCAGTAACTGTTGTCATGGGATTGGATTTAGCAGTTTTATC aattCAAACAACTACCAAAAAAACTCTGGTTCAAACATTAAGGGAAAACGAATTACGAAAACCAGAAACAAACAATGTTGTTAATCCGGGACATAG AACAAACGAAAAGGCACGTCTCCTTGAGAacgtaaaaaatgttttcaatttcaaatctCGATTACAATCGACCACGGAAGTTGAAATGAACC atggtTTTGCTTTTTCACAAGAAGAAGGAGGTGCTGTCAGTCAGTCAGATATGATACGCGTGTACAACACGTGCTCGCCAACTCCAGAAGTCGTATAA